aatgcaaatGTCCTTGCTGCCAGGTCCCTATCGGCCACACATCGAGGAAAAGAAGCTGACGCGGGACGCCATGGAGAAGTACATGCGCGAGCGCAACGACATGGTCATCGTGATCCTGCATGCCAAGGTGCGAAGGGGTGTATCAATAAAcactataaacaaaaaattaattgcctTAAACTGGTGTAAACTATAAACTATATACATAGatgtataaaaatagttaaatagtTATTTCCTAGATTAGTAGCAAGACAAATAGGTAggttaaaactttaaagacaACGGTGTTGACAGATGTTTAGTgtaggtttttatttaattacaagaAAAGGAATCCTTTCAAGAAAAACGCTTCAGCTATAAAAACTTCAAAGTAATTTGGAAAACTTTTACGTTTTTATAGAATTTACAGAACTTTTCTCTATACATGTTTAGGTGGAAGGGCTGCATTTCtggggaaaacaaaaaatttttctaatattaaaattattctaataattttaagtaaagaaaaaaatacagtcacccttttttaaattttattattcaaaaatattgttgagcctaaattcaaaattgttttgtttttcaaaattatctTATCGGTCAGTCCGCACCACAAACCGCACCCAACATTAAAAGGTGCTAGTATTTCTATTGTCCAGTTTAAAGTGTTacatttttgtggtttttggcGAAGGCAGACTTAGAAATGGAATAAAATTGTCGCGGTTGCCGTTTTAGCGGTGGCGATCTTCAAGCGGCGACTGCCGCCAAATGCGAATCCTTCACACTCGACTGCCCGCAAATTGAGCAACGCGAGCCCGGTCCAGTCCGCaatgaaaataattgaaattaattacagAAAATTAACAAAGCTGCATTGCTTGCGGTTTTTGATATGATTTGCCGATAATCTGAACGCCAATTTGTGCTAATTGAATTTCCCTGCAccactgtgtgtgtgtgtttgtgttttctctctgtgtgtgtgtattcCAGGTGGCCCAGAAGTCCTACGGCAATGAGAAGCGTTTCTTCTGCCCACCGCCATGTATCTATCTGTTCGGCAGCGGCTGGCGTCGGCGGTACGAGGAGATGCTGCAGCAGGGCGAGGGCGAGCAGGGGGCGCAGCTGTGCGCCTTCATCGGAATCGGAAGTAGCGACCAGGACATGCAGCAGCTGGATCTTAATGGCAAGCAGTACTGTGCGGCCAAGACGCTCTTCATCTCCGACTCGGACAAGCGGAAGCATTTCATGCTGTCGGTGAAGATGTTTTACGGCAATGGCCACGACATCGGCGTATTCAACTCGAAACGGATCAAGGTGATATCCAAGCCGTCCAAGAAGAAACAGTCGCTGAAGAATGCCGACCTGTGCATAGCCAGCGGCACCAACGTTGCCCTGTTTAATCGCCTGCGTTCCCAGACCGTCTCCACCCGATATCTGCACGTGGAAAATGGACACTTTCATGCCTCATCGACGCAATGGGGTGCCTTCACGATACACCTGCTGGATGACAACGAGTCCGAGTCGGAGGAGTTCCAGGTGCGCGACGGTTACATACATTACGGTGCCACGGTGAAGCTGGTGTGCTCCGTTACGGGCATGGCCCTGCCCCGGCTGATCATCAGGAAAGTGGACAAGCAGATGGCCTTGCTGGAGGCCGACGATCCCGTATCGCAGCTACACAAGTGTGCCTTCTACATGAAGGACACAGACCGAATGTACCTTTGCCTGTCGCAGGAGAAGATCATTCAGTTCCAGGCCACGCCCTGTCCCAAGGAGCCCAACAAGGAGATGATCAACGACGGCGCCTGCTGGACCATCATCTCAACCGACAAGGCTGAATATCAGTTCTACGAGGGCATGGGTCCCGTGGCGTAAGTATAGCTTACTTCTGTGTCAATCTTTTTGCTTACATTGTGTCTTATAACCCCTTTATTAGATCCCCAGTCACTCCAGTGCCAATTGTAAATTCACTGAATCTCAATGGCGGCGGCGATGTGGCCATGCTGGAGCTCAGTGGCGACAACTTCACGCCGCATCTGCAGGTGTGGTTCGGCGATGTGGAGGCGGAAACCATGTACCGGTGCACGGAGACACTGCTGTGTGTGGTGCCCGAGATTTCCCAGTTCCGCGGAGAATGGCTTTGGGTAGGTTTTCCGAatgtaaattcttttaatgCTTACtaaatttgagtttttttgCCCATGCTGCAGGTACGACAACCCACACAGGTGCCCATTTCGCTGGTGCGCAACGATGGCATCATTTATGCCACTGGTCTGACCTTCACATATACACCTGAGCCGGGTCCTCGGCCACATTGCAATACCCAGGCCGAGGATGTGATGCGGACGCGAcagaacaacaataataacaacatcACTAGCATtagcaacaataataacagcaACAATGCGGGATCACCGGCTGGCGGCAGtatgcaacagcagcagcatcaggcGCTGCCCTCCATCTCAGAAGTGCAATGGAATAGTCATGGTAGCGGCTTGTCCTGAGTGCAGGATTATTGCATCGCACATTTATGTATCCTAagttatttatagtttttattggAGACCTTAGTTTGTAGATTGACAATTTTTCTCATACTAATTTTCCACCTCTCATGACGTGCACGAAATGTGTCCCCTTCTCTCTAAAGTGAATCATCCTACATACATGTATCTAGTGCTAGTTTGGAACCAATAGATTTGTAAATGCAACATATAACTCTGTACATAACTCGAAAAAAAGCTCActgacatatatatatatatttgtatgtgCATGATTATACATCTACACAGAACATATAATTCTAGTTAAATATACAATCGATGTAAGTTTATAGaagatttgaaatatttatgattttctttGCTATGAATTTCAAAAGACTGCCAAAGGGAAAAAGTACTTCGAAATATATCAGAAAACTGAAGCCtgctttttaaaataccaGGAAGTAGCCTCGCTACATAAATACATTCCATTCATTCACCCTTAAACTTTCTAAAAAGTCAAAGACAAAGTCAAAAGGGAAAACTTTTTTCTGTACATACagttttgttgcattttttatttacttaactCTTTGGAAATTCGTAGCACAAAAAGTTccatataatattttgtgtaaTAAAATCGCAAAAAGACAAGTCGGCGATTTATTTAACTCtaagcagaaaaaaaacccaacattaataaaaaagaaggaaaTCCGAAATTATGACAAAGAAAAATCAACCAAATCatgtcatttaaattttttttttattttgcgtgATTATTCATGTTTACCACTCTTGGTTGGACTGAGGTGGAGAGCTGAGGGAGGATTGGTTGCCTTAAATTGCTGTGGGAATTTGGCCCAGTATCgtgtgaatatttttaaacaaaacaagtgCAGCTCTTCCCACGATGACTTGCCTCGCAACCCCCTTGGCGGGGCCaactttaattatagtttGGTCTGGATTGCTGAACgccaagttaagaagcaaatATACATAGATATATAACACTATTGTTTCCGTTTTCGGCCAAGTTAAGGAGCAGAATTTTCTCACAGCCCAAAAAGCCGCTGCCGAGCTGCTGTGAAATTTTACTACcttttgttgaatatttatGCAGTCGTCGCTGCTGTCTTTACAGATTTACAAATTAAGATTCGCagttttgaattaattatCGCTTACTTCCGCTCAGCGGAATCAGAAGGTGAGAGCTGACCAAGCATTTAAACTTATCTTATTGTTGGGAGACATCATTCTTATCAGAGTCAGCCAATAGGAACTTGGTTGCAACCCCTAAAATTTCACTGCGCGCCATGCGATGGGAACGAAAGACTCAAACAACGAACTTGGGTTGCGTGAGGAAAACTGGCCTCTTCATGTGATGATGGAAAAACCACCACCAAAAGTTCCGAGACTCACAATTGGAACTGCAACCTCTTAAGGTCGTCGCCGTCTTATAAGAAGTTGAATATGAAATTagtttggaatttttaatgaacAATTCCTTCACATTTTCCCGCCCCTCTTTCTCCCCCACTGTTTGGACAGGTGAGTGCGATGATTGCGGTCGCTTATAGAAAGGGGGGAGACAGCTATTTCTAAAAGTTCTCAGGACTGCTACACAACTTCATACCGACTGACTactaaaaaagttaattatcTTGAAAAATCTAAGTCTACCTGCCGTCTTAAGTCGTATGGCCTGCTGCTGACTGCTGCCGTTTTTCACACGCTggggaaaaatggaaattctCGCAAAATACAATGCGTGGGAAATCGGCGGCGTGGGAGTCAGCCAAGAAAATCAAGGGAAACTATATGTGCAAGTCCTATATAAAATGTTGTTCACGAGACTTTGGACACGTACACTGCTTCATAAACAGGTGGAAAATCCAAAGCCGTAGGTCAAGATTGGTTTATCGATTGAAAACGTCATTTGGCAGaactataaaatttaaaatacgtATTTCTGTAGATATAAATGAGGTTTCTTATTAATGTccaaatttaagtaaattttcTGGATAAGTTAGCGTATATGATTAGTCGAACACTCTATCCAATATCAAAACTTAATCTCCTTGCTATTGTTCAATGCTATTAATGATTCGAGATTTAAAATTCATAGATTTTATTGGTGTTTTTATAAGTCAGTTTAAGCAACTTTATCAAGAAGCAATTAAACCTAGAGCTATTGTTTTCTTAGTATATTATAAGTTATACAACTGTATTCAACTGCATTCGTTAATCAAATTTAGCCCCTAACTATTTGCAAAACCTTTAAATCAACTTTCGGCCTTTCGGATCAGAAAgagattttcttttaaattcacttacgaataaaaaaatttgtattacttAATTTCGTAGATTATTCCATATAATCAATAGAAGGTGCCATTGCATCTGTCCCCCGctgaataaaaattgtaaagtaaattgtatataatttatttaataattgaacATTTCTATGTATTTGATACAAAACGTCATCAGTACAGATATGCAGTTAGGATATACAAAGAGATAGATGCAAAATGCGTAGATACAAATGCTTATCTATGGATATGTAAGACCTTTTCTTCATACAAAACATcgtatttaataatttaatcgGAATGTGCCATAAGAATAACTAAGAgaataattgcaaaatttatacaaataaaaacaaacaaaattggaAATTGGTTTGGTATAATCGATAGCTGAACAAGGCCAAAATTGGAATGATTTCTCCGAGGAGGGAATGCAATTAGAACAAAGGGGGTGGGTATAAGGAATCACTTACAACTAGAAAGTACTAGGCATGTATAAGTTATTgcaattgttatttataattattataaatatttgcggTAATTGTAGGATTTACTAGTTGGCTCGTATTGTTCGATTCTTGTTCATATTGGTCAACATCAACGAAATATATGAAGTCAGCAGATCGTCCATCTTGTAGCCCAGCGACGTTTCGCACAACAGTTTCGAGCCCCTCACCAGATTGCCGATGGTCATGTGGAAATATGTATTGCCCGAGGACCAGTTCGAGATGCGTGTAAATGGATGCGTGACCAATATGTcctgtaaataaaaataaaatcacaattaCAGGAAATATAGAAGCAAGCTTTataaacttgaaaaattataattacacTTTTGAGTTATGTGgaatataaaaagttaatgCTACCCAAATCTATAATTTACAATCAATTGATAATTACTTACTTTGGTCACTGGATGTATGAGACTCACGCCGTGTTTGTTAATGGCTATTAGTAGCATTTCGGGATAGTTCGGTTCGGTGGTTTGTTTCACCTCGAAGAAAGCGGAACCAAAGGTTGGCCATctattcaattaaattgaaatggtTAGGGGaacgtttataaattttatataatgaTCCCTACCTGTAAACGATCTTTAAGAAGGCCACCTTAGCATCTTCGGAAGTCATGCCGCCATCCTGATTATAAGAGGCCACAATCGATCGTTTCCAGTCGCTAGTGCTCTGCATTTTCATTATATCCGATGGAATAAGCTCCCTCAGCATTTGCCTTAAACAAGAAATTCTAAAGTCTGAGGATCGAAGACGGTGGGAAATGTTTTGCTCAGCTTACGGTATGGCCTGCAgttcttgtttattttcacCGAAGCGCACGCGAAAGACGAGAGCCGCCAGCTTGGCCGCCTCCTCTCTGGAACACTTGTGATAGCCGCGCAACAGCTTGGGCAACTCCTGGTGATAGTGGAATATGAGATCGGCGTTCCGATCCTTGCCTGGCACTGTGTTCGTCCACAGTTTCTTCATGAAGAAGACCTGGTAGGTGAACTGCGGATTCGCCCCATCTCGTATGGGTCGCGCCTTCTTTATCCAGTCGGTCAAATGGCGCACGAAGTCGAAGAAGAAATCGCCTTCGGGCACCGAGATGACCTTGTCGGCAATCTTCACAAACAGGGAGAAGCCCTCGCTGGTGCGAAGCGATAGGCGTTGCGAGATGTTGTTGCAGAAGTCCTTGGCCCGCGTGGAGCTGTCCACCTCGAAGGCTTCGTCCGTGTCGTCCGGGAAGTAGACCTTGTGGAAGATCTGTGTGGTTTTGTGCTGTATggcctccacctccacctgaTGCGGTGGATATTTGCGTTGTCCATGGCGTATGGTCTTTTGCAGTCGATGCATTGAGTCCTgcgaattaaattaataaaggtattaataattgtaaaaattattgtattgtTTAATACGATTACCTGTGAGATGGGATGACGCCGACTGCGCAGGAACAGCAGCAACTCCTTGAGCAAACCCTGCGAGCAGGCAAACAGTCCAGTGGCCAACCACATCAGCTCCCAGCCCCTCTCCTCGGACATCCGGTTGCGGTTGTCCGTCAACTGTTTCATCAGCTGACAATAGATCTCATCGCGCAGAATCTCGTGCTTAAGCGGTCCATCAAATATATGATCCGTGATTTCGTTACCCATCCGGGGTCGCTTCGAAGGCAGATCTCCCATATACTTCAGTATGGCCGCAAAGGCGAAGCAGGCTTCCTCGGCGAACTCCTCTTTGCTTTGCAACTTGCGTAGCAGCGGCGCCTTGATGGGATCCCGGGCATAGCGCCAAAGTTCTTCACTTCGTTTCGAGCTCAGGGTGAGTGTCTTGGACATTGTGCGTTTCGGGGGCAAACGGAAGTGATCCAGGGCGTACTCCATTAACGTATGCGGACGATCCCTTGGCTCCACCGCACCGCCATTGGAAGCCATGCTTAAACGACGTCCATGATGGGCCTCCTCGATGTTAAACAGGGCGAGAATATCCTGCGGTGGTTTACTAAGCGTGGGCAGGACATAGACCGTTTCGGCTGGGAAATCGCCACGCTCCTGAGAGCGATCGCAGCGACCTATGCACCAGCCGTTGTTAAGTACTGATTCACCGCAGGATTCGTCCTCGAGTATGATCAGATCGCCCTTAAAGAAGGAAAGGAAACTCGTACCATCCGAAGGCGCGCGATAGTCCTGCAGGGCTATAACAAATTTCgaactaaaaacaaagaaaaaatgtttgatttatttggcTTTAGTTATAGTTGCTCTTAAATTATACTTATTTGCTAACAAATTCCGTAACTCACCGCTTTTTCAGGCCATCCAAGAAGTAGACAACCAGATCTCGAATATCCTCAGCGTTTGGACTCTGGAACGTGAACTCCTCGCCCCGAACCGTGGATAGACTGAATGTCTGGGTGAACACTTTGTTGGTCTTCTGACTGGATACGGCTGTGATTTCGGGGAAGCTTAATTCGAGCAGGACCTGCTCCTGATCGTCCACCACATAGACGCCCGTCCAGTTGACCGCTATGATGACATCGTTTTTGGGCAGATTCGGACCTGAGTTGCGATAGGCTTCGTAAAAGCGCGAAAAGAGCAGGGGCCACTTGTACTTGGCATAGCTGACGATGTCCTCTTTTATCTTCAGCGGCGCAATCTTGTCCTTGACATAGTAGGATTTCTTATAGGCCTGCAGAACCAAAGCGGCCCACCGTTCGATGGCCTTGTCCACACCACTGAGACAAAAGTCGGGTATAAAGTTGGGCAGCAGGGTGAACAACCGCTCCATGGACATATCTGTGGAGTATTCGATAAAGTATTGCTGCGCAGCAATCATGGCCAGGTCCTCCTCCTTGTCGCAGCGATATTCGCCAAATTTAACGCCCCTAACGACCTGCTGGTAAATGAGGTTGGTGGCCACCTGATCGTGGGTGGGCTCGTGCCAGGGTGCAAAGATTTCCTTGCGGAAGAACAGACGCCACGGCGCGTTTCGCTCCTGGGCGCCCTGCTCTTTTGCATACTGCTCACACTGTGAGATGGCGTCCATCACATGGTCGCCGCCACTGCCCAAGGAGCTGACTTTGTCGAACAGCGCAATGTACAGTGAGAATCCGAACTGATCTTTGAGCGTTATCTTGTCCGACAGTTGATTGCACAGCTCCCGGGCCGTGGTGGCGGAGTCGGCCAACAGAGTCTTCGTATTGCCATCCATAAACGTAATGGGCAGCATGATGGGCTTCTTCGATTTGGTGGCCTGCAACTCCAGCCACGAAGGCGGTTGATTGCGGGTTCCATTGTTGAAGGTTCGCTTCAGTCGTTCCTCACAATACGGCGCATATCCCGGCGGACCCTCACGGATGAAGGCCCTCAAATAGTTGACAAACTTCTCCGAAGGCGCAAAGCAGCCCACGCACAGTGAGAGCAGAATCCATCCCCTGGCATGCGAGGACTTTAGGGGGTTGTTGGTCAGCTGCTTGCATATCTGGCAGTAGATTTCGTCACGCAGTTCGGCTCGCAGGATGCCATGGCCAATGATGAAGTGCAGCTTCTCCAGGTTCGAGGTGGGACGCGATTGCAGCCACGATTGGTAGCTATCCGCCGTGTATTCGTCGTCCTGCAGTCGTCGGCGCACATCTTCGCCCAACTTGTTCTTTCGCTTCAGGGTCAGAGATACCAGTTTGTGGCGGATCGAGCGCGGTTTCTGCTTGAGAAAGGCATCGGGATCCAGGCCCATGAGCTGAGCCTCTTGGAATTCCTATAAATCAAGAGTAGtaccaagtttttaaaaattttagaaaattacaACTTAACAGTGTGCAATAAAATCCTAACTCACCTTACTCCTAATAAAATTACGCCCCAAGGTGGCCGTGACCTTGGACATTACGGATGTGGTATCCATTCGATCCATTGTGTGATACTTGGGCTCCGGCATATCACCAGTGAACCTGAGTATAGTGATCCACAAGGCCTGCGCAGCAAGTTGATCGCCTTGCGTGTGAAGTGGAAGAAGTGGGTGCTTTAGAGCCTTCTTAGCATACTGATGATTCACATTCCCCTGAAAGTATGTGGCTGCGAATTTCTGAAACTTGAACTCCGACAGATCTTCCTCATCCTCGGAGATGTGCATGGGTGCAATAATATCCTCCTGGTTGACGTTTTGCGCATGGGGCAAATCATTGAACACGGACGTTTCTCTTCCGCCATGCGGAGTGGGTGCATCGCTACTGGAATCGGGCAGAAAGTCGAACATGGCCTCCACCAGTTTGCCATCGTCCACCGGCTCCTCCTGTTTGCGTGCTGCATCattaataatattcatattgACCTCCACTCGACGACGATTTTCCATTTGCTCCTGAATTTCCCGACGCTCCAGTTCGTGCAATCGATCTCGGTAATGCTGTTCGGCAATTTCCCGGGCATGCTTGTTGCCGCGATGCAGTAGCTCCTGCTCCTCGAGCTTGCGAAGCTGGAGCACCTCGGCGAACTGCTTATGCTCCAACCGAAGTTTCCGATACCGACGCATGGCAATCATTCGTCGCACATGCGACTGGATCTTGATGACGGCCCACATCTTGTGACCATACTCCCGCCTCACCAGATATCCCCGAGCGTGGGCCTGCAAACCGACAATGTGACCCCTTAGATGGCGGAATCGATGGGACAGGACTCTCGATCGGATTAGGGCCTGCAAACGCATGTAGCCCACTCGCATGTTCCTGTATCGTTTGCGCTGGGCATAGCCCTTCCAGAATCTCTGCACTGTGATGGCAGCGGCGCGCAGGCGCAGGAACCTTCGTCGGTACACCCATCCTCGAATGCTGCGCTGCAGAATGAGGATTTTTCGCGTCAACACTCGATCCCGCTCCTGTTCCAGAAACAAATCGTGGGCATCCTTCAAAAAGACCTTGGTGTGGCCCAGTTGATAGTCGGACTTGCCCAGAACCACGGCACAAATCCTTGAAGTAGCCGCCTGGCAATCCGTGCGATGAGCTGGCGGCACTCCGGGTATCAGAAAACGATACCGTTCTACAAACTCCCGGAACCCATGCCTAATGGGATAGCCAGCGCGACGGATCCGGATCGTTTCCATCATGCCAGAGTATCGCAGCTGACGGCAGCACAAACCACGGTCAAACATCATCGGCTTTTTCAGCTCGTTGGGTTTGATACATCGAATAAAGAATGGCTGACAGCTGCAGAGCGTCTTCATCAGCGCATCTAGCGATTTCCTGAACTGAGTGGACAGTGTGGGCGTTCGCTTCCTCGTCTCTGCACCCATTTCTATGTCCTGGGCAAAGATTTGGCGCAGGAACTTGTTGCCACTTTGGCTAACCAAATGCAGGAGGTCAGGACTGAAGGTGTCTCGGTTTTTATCTAGAAATCCACGCGTATCGTAAAACACTACGCCGGCAAAGTGGTTCAGTCCGAAGCTGGTGTTGATGTCCGACTTGGGCTTCAGATAGTTCTTGTGCGCTCCATGGGTCTTGTGCAGTTTGGCCAGCATCGTTGTATCCGTGCCCTTGGGAAAGCGGGCCTCCTCATCGATTAAAGCCATAATGTTCAGCTGCTTAATAGCTATCAAATCAAGTGCATCCTGATTGTCCACAAACTCGATATGCTGCCAATTGATGGCCTCGTGGTTGTACTCCTCCTGTTCCAGTTTGAAAATGTGCTGCACAAAGAACTGCTGCAGATTCTCATTGGCATAATTGATGCAAAACTGCTCAAAGCTGTTCTGATCGAAGTTCTCAAAGCCAAAGATGTCCAGCACTCCGATAGCGTTCCG
This genomic stretch from Drosophila gunungcola strain Sukarami unplaced genomic scaffold, Dgunungcola_SK_2 000001F, whole genome shotgun sequence harbors:
- the LOC128263152 gene encoding myosin-VIIa isoform X1, producing the protein MVIVTRGDYIWIEPASGREFDVAIGARVVSAEGRRIQVRDDDGDEVWLAPERRIKAMHASSVQGVEDMISLGDLHEAGILRNLLIRYKENLIYTYTGSILVAVNPYQILPIYTADQIKLYKERKIGELPPHIFAIGDNAYAHMKRYRQDQCIVISGESGAGKTESTKLILQYLAAISGKHSWIEQQILEANPILEAFGNAKTIRNDNSSRFGKYIDIHFSANGVIEGAKIEQYLLEKSRIVSQNHSERNYHVFYCILAGLSAEEKSRLDLGMAADYKYLTGGNSITCEGRDDAAEFSDIRSAMKVLLFSDQEIWEIIKLLAALLHCGNIKYKATVVDNLDATEIPEHINVERVAGLLGLPIQPLIDALTRRTLFAHGETVVSTLSRDQSVDVRDAFVKGIYGRMFVHIVRKINTAIFKPRGTSRNAIGVLDIFGFENFDQNSFEQFCINYANENLQQFFVQHIFKLEQEEYNHEAINWQHIEFVDNQDALDLIAIKQLNIMALIDEEARFPKGTDTTMLAKLHKTHGAHKNYLKPKSDINTSFGLNHFAGVVFYDTRGFLDKNRDTFSPDLLHLVSQSGNKFLRQIFAQDIEMGAETRKRTPTLSTQFRKSLDALMKTLCSCQPFFIRCIKPNELKKPMMFDRGLCCRQLRYSGMMETIRIRRAGYPIRHGFREFVERYRFLIPGVPPAHRTDCQAATSRICAVVLGKSDYQLGHTKVFLKDAHDLFLEQERDRVLTRKILILQRSIRGWVYRRRFLRLRAAAITVQRFWKGYAQRKRYRNMRVGYMRLQALIRSRVLSHRFRHLRGHIVGLQAHARGYLVRREYGHKMWAVIKIQSHVRRMIAMRRYRKLRLEHKQFAEVLQLRKLEEQELLHRGNKHAREIAEQHYRDRLHELERREIQEQMENRRRVEVNMNIINDAARKQEEPVDDGKLVEAMFDFLPDSSSDAPTPHGGRETSVFNDLPHAQNVNQEDIIAPMHISEDEEDLSEFKFQKFAATYFQGNVNHQYAKKALKHPLLPLHTQGDQLAAQALWITILRFTGDMPEPKYHTMDRMDTTSVMSKVTATLGRNFIRSKEFQEAQLMGLDPDAFLKQKPRSIRHKLVSLTLKRKNKLGEDVRRRLQDDEYTADSYQSWLQSRPTSNLEKLHFIIGHGILRAELRDEIYCQICKQLTNNPLKSSHARGWILLSLCVGCFAPSEKFVNYLRAFIREGPPGYAPYCEERLKRTFNNGTRNQPPSWLELQATKSKKPIMLPITFMDGNTKTLLADSATTARELCNQLSDKITLKDQFGFSLYIALFDKVSSLGSGGDHVMDAISQCEQYAKEQGAQERNAPWRLFFRKEIFAPWHEPTHDQVATNLIYQQVVRGVKFGEYRCDKEEDLAMIAAQQYFIEYSTDMSMERLFTLLPNFIPDFCLSGVDKAIERWAALVLQAYKKSYYVKDKIAPLKIKEDIVSYAKYKWPLLFSRFYEAYRNSGPNLPKNDVIIAVNWTGVYVVDDQEQVLLELSFPEITAVSSQKTNKVFTQTFSLSTVRGEEFTFQSPNAEDIRDLVVYFLDGLKKRSKFVIALQDYRAPSDGTSFLSFFKGDLIILEDESCGESVLNNGWCIGRCDRSQERGDFPAETVYVLPTLSKPPQDILALFNIEEAHHGRRLSMASNGGAVEPRDRPHTLMEYALDHFRLPPKRTMSKTLTLSSKRSEELWRYARDPIKAPLLRKLQSKEEFAEEACFAFAAILKYMGDLPSKRPRMGNEITDHIFDGPLKHEILRDEIYCQLMKQLTDNRNRMSEERGWELMWLATGLFACSQGLLKELLLFLRSRRHPISQDSMHRLQKTIRHGQRKYPPHQVEVEAIQHKTTQIFHKVYFPDDTDEAFEVDSSTRAKDFCNNISQRLSLRTSEGFSLFVKIADKVISVPEGDFFFDFVRHLTDWIKKARPIRDGANPQFTYQVFFMKKLWTNTVPGKDRNADLIFHYHQELPKLLRGYHKCSREEAAKLAALVFRVRFGENKQELQAIPQMLRELIPSDIMKMQSTSDWKRSIVASYNQDGGMTSEDAKVAFLKIVYRWPTFGSAFFEVKQTTEPNYPEMLLIAINKHGVSLIHPVTKDILVTHPFTRISNWSSGNTYFHMTIGNLVRGSKLLCETSLGYKMDDLLTSYISLMLTNMNKNRTIRAN
- the LOC128263152 gene encoding myosin-VIIa isoform X2 — encoded protein: MHASSVQGVEDMISLGDLHEAGILRNLLIRYKENLIYTYTGSILVAVNPYQILPIYTADQIKLYKERKIGELPPHIFAIGDNAYAHMKRYRQDQCIVISGESGAGKTESTKLILQYLAAISGKHSWIEQQILEANPILEAFGNAKTIRNDNSSRFGKYIDIHFSANGVIEGAKIEQYLLEKSRIVSQNHSERNYHVFYCILAGLSAEEKSRLDLGMAADYKYLTGGNSITCEGRDDAAEFSDIRSAMKVLLFSDQEIWEIIKLLAALLHCGNIKYKATVVDNLDATEIPEHINVERVAGLLGLPIQPLIDALTRRTLFAHGETVVSTLSRDQSVDVRDAFVKGIYGRMFVHIVRKINTAIFKPRGTSRNAIGVLDIFGFENFDQNSFEQFCINYANENLQQFFVQHIFKLEQEEYNHEAINWQHIEFVDNQDALDLIAIKQLNIMALIDEEARFPKGTDTTMLAKLHKTHGAHKNYLKPKSDINTSFGLNHFAGVVFYDTRGFLDKNRDTFSPDLLHLVSQSGNKFLRQIFAQDIEMGAETRKRTPTLSTQFRKSLDALMKTLCSCQPFFIRCIKPNELKKPMMFDRGLCCRQLRYSGMMETIRIRRAGYPIRHGFREFVERYRFLIPGVPPAHRTDCQAATSRICAVVLGKSDYQLGHTKVFLKDAHDLFLEQERDRVLTRKILILQRSIRGWVYRRRFLRLRAAAITVQRFWKGYAQRKRYRNMRVGYMRLQALIRSRVLSHRFRHLRGHIVGLQAHARGYLVRREYGHKMWAVIKIQSHVRRMIAMRRYRKLRLEHKQFAEVLQLRKLEEQELLHRGNKHAREIAEQHYRDRLHELERREIQEQMENRRRVEVNMNIINDAARKQEEPVDDGKLVEAMFDFLPDSSSDAPTPHGGRETSVFNDLPHAQNVNQEDIIAPMHISEDEEDLSEFKFQKFAATYFQGNVNHQYAKKALKHPLLPLHTQGDQLAAQALWITILRFTGDMPEPKYHTMDRMDTTSVMSKVTATLGRNFIRSKEFQEAQLMGLDPDAFLKQKPRSIRHKLVSLTLKRKNKLGEDVRRRLQDDEYTADSYQSWLQSRPTSNLEKLHFIIGHGILRAELRDEIYCQICKQLTNNPLKSSHARGWILLSLCVGCFAPSEKFVNYLRAFIREGPPGYAPYCEERLKRTFNNGTRNQPPSWLELQATKSKKPIMLPITFMDGNTKTLLADSATTARELCNQLSDKITLKDQFGFSLYIALFDKVSSLGSGGDHVMDAISQCEQYAKEQGAQERNAPWRLFFRKEIFAPWHEPTHDQVATNLIYQQVVRGVKFGEYRCDKEEDLAMIAAQQYFIEYSTDMSMERLFTLLPNFIPDFCLSGVDKAIERWAALVLQAYKKSYYVKDKIAPLKIKEDIVSYAKYKWPLLFSRFYEAYRNSGPNLPKNDVIIAVNWTGVYVVDDQEQVLLELSFPEITAVSSQKTNKVFTQTFSLSTVRGEEFTFQSPNAEDIRDLVVYFLDGLKKRSKFVIALQDYRAPSDGTSFLSFFKGDLIILEDESCGESVLNNGWCIGRCDRSQERGDFPAETVYVLPTLSKPPQDILALFNIEEAHHGRRLSMASNGGAVEPRDRPHTLMEYALDHFRLPPKRTMSKTLTLSSKRSEELWRYARDPIKAPLLRKLQSKEEFAEEACFAFAAILKYMGDLPSKRPRMGNEITDHIFDGPLKHEILRDEIYCQLMKQLTDNRNRMSEERGWELMWLATGLFACSQGLLKELLLFLRSRRHPISQDSMHRLQKTIRHGQRKYPPHQVEVEAIQHKTTQIFHKVYFPDDTDEAFEVDSSTRAKDFCNNISQRLSLRTSEGFSLFVKIADKVISVPEGDFFFDFVRHLTDWIKKARPIRDGANPQFTYQVFFMKKLWTNTVPGKDRNADLIFHYHQELPKLLRGYHKCSREEAAKLAALVFRVRFGENKQELQAIPQMLRELIPSDIMKMQSTSDWKRSIVASYNQDGGMTSEDAKVAFLKIVYRWPTFGSAFFEVKQTTEPNYPEMLLIAINKHGVSLIHPVTKDILVTHPFTRISNWSSGNTYFHMTIGNLVRGSKLLCETSLGYKMDDLLTSYISLMLTNMNKNRTIRAN